A section of the Macaca thibetana thibetana isolate TM-01 chromosome 10, ASM2454274v1, whole genome shotgun sequence genome encodes:
- the LOC126929308 gene encoding peptidyl-prolyl cis-trans isomerase A-like, with the protein MVNPTVFFDIAVDGEPLGRVSFELFADKVPKTAENFRALSTGEKGFGYKGSCFHRIIPGFMCQGGDFTHHNGTGGKSIYGEKFEDENFILKHTGPGILSMANAGPNTNGSQFFICTAKTEWLDGKHVVFGKVKEGMNIVEAMERFGSRNGKTSKKITIADCGQLE; encoded by the coding sequence ATGGTCAACCCTACCGTGTTCTTCGACATTGCCGTCGACGGCGAGCCCTTGGGCCGCGTCTCCTTCGAGCTGTTTGCAGACAAggttccaaagacagcagaaaattttcgtgctctgagcactggagagaaaggatttggttataagggttcctgctttcacagaattattccagggtttatgtgtcagggtggtgacttcacacaccataatggcactggtggcaagtccatctatggggagaaatttgaagatgagaacttcatcctaaagcatacaggtcctggcatcttgtccatggcaaatgctggacccaacacaaatggttcccagtttttcatctgcactgccaagactgagtggttggatggcaagcatgtggtctttggcaaagtgaaagaaggcatgaatattgtggaggccatggagcgctttgggtccaggaatggcaagaccagcaagaagatcaccattgctgactgtggacaactcgaataa